The following proteins come from a genomic window of Methanosarcina sp. MTP4:
- a CDS encoding ATP synthase subunit B, with the protein MAKEYKTITEIAGPLIFVEKTEPVGYKEIVSINMPDGTSRRGEVLDTSADIVVVQVYEGTGGLNKDCGIVFTGETLKLPASIDLLGRILSGAGDPLDGGPRIVPDKLIDINGAAMNPYARLPPKDFIQTGISTIDGTNTLVRGQKLPIFSASGLPHNEIALQIARQAAVPGSEGEFAVVFGAMGITNEEAQYFMEDFEKTGALERAVVFMNLADDPAVERLVTPRMALTAAEYLAYEHDMHVLVILTDITNYAEALRQMGAARNEVPGRRGYPGYMYTDLATLYERAGIVKGAKGSVTQIPILSMPGDDVTHPIPDLSGYITEGQIVVARELHRKGIYPPINVLPSLSRLMNSGIGGDKTREDHKAVSDQMYAGYAEGRDLRGLVAIVGKEALSERDLKFLEFADLFEENFVTQGRNENRTIADTLDIGWKILAHLPENQLNRIDNKYITKYHPAHKKAE; encoded by the coding sequence ATGGCAAAAGAGTACAAGACAATCACGGAAATCGCAGGCCCCCTTATCTTTGTCGAGAAAACAGAGCCGGTGGGTTATAAGGAAATCGTTAGCATCAATATGCCTGACGGGACCTCCCGTAGAGGGGAAGTTTTGGATACTTCCGCAGACATTGTGGTTGTGCAGGTCTACGAAGGTACGGGCGGTCTGAACAAGGATTGTGGTATTGTCTTCACAGGGGAAACCCTGAAACTTCCTGCATCCATTGACCTCCTCGGCAGGATCCTGTCCGGTGCCGGTGACCCTCTGGACGGTGGGCCCAGAATCGTGCCTGACAAGCTGATTGACATCAACGGGGCCGCAATGAACCCGTATGCAAGGCTGCCTCCTAAGGATTTCATCCAGACCGGGATTTCCACAATTGATGGGACCAACACCCTGGTTCGTGGGCAGAAACTGCCTATCTTCTCTGCATCAGGTCTTCCGCACAACGAAATTGCCCTGCAGATCGCAAGGCAGGCTGCTGTGCCTGGCTCTGAAGGAGAGTTCGCTGTGGTCTTCGGAGCAATGGGTATCACCAACGAAGAAGCCCAGTACTTTATGGAGGACTTCGAAAAGACCGGGGCTCTGGAAAGAGCTGTCGTGTTCATGAACCTTGCAGATGACCCTGCTGTGGAACGTCTGGTTACCCCGCGTATGGCCTTGACTGCAGCCGAGTACCTGGCATACGAGCACGACATGCACGTTCTCGTTATCCTGACCGACATCACCAACTACGCTGAAGCTCTCCGTCAGATGGGAGCCGCCCGTAATGAAGTGCCTGGTCGTCGTGGGTACCCCGGTTACATGTACACTGACCTTGCAACCCTGTATGAAAGAGCAGGTATTGTCAAGGGTGCCAAGGGTTCCGTTACCCAGATTCCAATCCTTTCAATGCCCGGTGACGATGTCACCCACCCGATTCCTGACCTGTCCGGGTACATTACCGAAGGCCAGATCGTGGTTGCCAGGGAACTGCACAGGAAGGGTATCTACCCGCCAATCAACGTGCTGCCTTCCCTTTCCAGGCTGATGAACTCCGGTATCGGAGGCGATAAGACCAGGGAAGACCACAAGGCAGTTTCTGACCAGATGTATGCAGGATACGCTGAAGGGCGTGACCTGAGAGGTCTGGTGGCTATCGTCGGTAAGGAAGCACTGTCCGAAAGGGACTTGAAGTTCCTTGAGTTTGCTGACCTCTTTGAAGAGAACTTTGTCACTCAGGGCAGAAACGAAAACAGGACCATTGCGGACACCCTGGATATTGGCTGGAAGATCCTCGCACACCTGCCAGAAAACCAGTTGAACAGGATTGACAACAAATACATCACTAAGTACCACCCGGCACACAAAAAGGCAGAGTGA
- a CDS encoding V-type ATP synthase subunit D: MVLQDVKPTRSELINLKKRIKLSESGHKLLKMKRDGLILEFFKILNEARNVRTELDAAYELSVDKINLACAVNGVVAVKSTAFSTKENPEIELSGHNIMGVFVPKISSTGVRKPLYERGYGIIGTNAYIDETADAFEDLVEKIITAAELETTMKRLLNEIEKTKRRVNALEFKVIPELIDTMKFIRFALEEVERESTFRLKRVKAKMK; the protein is encoded by the coding sequence ATGGTATTGCAGGACGTAAAACCAACTCGTTCAGAACTGATCAATCTCAAAAAGCGGATTAAGCTCTCGGAAAGTGGGCACAAGCTTCTTAAAATGAAGAGAGATGGTCTTATCCTTGAGTTTTTCAAGATCCTGAATGAAGCCAGGAACGTTAGAACCGAGCTGGATGCTGCCTATGAACTCTCTGTGGATAAAATCAACCTCGCCTGCGCCGTGAACGGAGTTGTTGCTGTCAAGTCAACTGCCTTTTCAACGAAGGAAAATCCTGAAATTGAACTTTCGGGGCACAACATCATGGGTGTCTTTGTACCCAAAATCAGCTCTACAGGGGTCCGAAAACCCCTCTATGAGAGAGGGTACGGGATAATCGGGACCAATGCCTACATCGACGAAACCGCCGATGCCTTTGAGGATCTGGTCGAAAAAATTATCACCGCTGCGGAACTCGAAACAACTATGAAGCGGCTTCTTAATGAGATTGAGAAGACCAAGAGGCGTGTAAACGCTCTCGAATTCAAGGTCATTCCCGAACTCATTGATACTATGAAGTTCATTCGCTTCGCCCTTGAAGAAGTAGAAAGGGAGAGCACCTTCAGGTTGAAGAGGGTCAAGGCGAAAATGAAGTAA